A single Leptolyngbya ohadii IS1 DNA region contains:
- a CDS encoding sulfite oxidase-like oxidoreductase produces the protein MLGKFFQKPSSDLKDRVPPGQHLASGFPVLTYGQTPTVDTATWEFKVWGLATPKTFTWEDFMAMPQSEFTADFHCVTTWSKLDVKWRGVKVTDFMKAIEVDPKAVHVMEHCYGGYTTNISMEDFLREENFFAHTLFDEPLPPDHGGPMRLVVPHLYAWKSAKWINGLEFLDRVELGFWERNGYHHRGEPFAEERYSSRLF, from the coding sequence ATGCTTGGCAAATTTTTCCAAAAACCCTCCTCTGATTTGAAGGATCGCGTCCCACCCGGACAGCATCTTGCTAGCGGTTTTCCGGTACTAACCTACGGACAAACCCCGACCGTTGATACCGCCACCTGGGAATTCAAAGTTTGGGGCTTAGCCACTCCCAAAACCTTCACCTGGGAGGATTTCATGGCAATGCCGCAGAGCGAATTCACCGCTGACTTTCACTGCGTTACCACCTGGTCGAAGCTGGACGTGAAATGGCGAGGGGTCAAAGTTACGGATTTTATGAAGGCGATCGAAGTCGATCCGAAAGCGGTTCACGTGATGGAACACTGCTACGGCGGCTACACCACCAATATTTCAATGGAAGACTTCCTGCGGGAAGAAAACTTTTTCGCCCATACTCTATTTGATGAGCCGCTCCCGCCTGACCACGGTGGACCTATGCGTTTAGTGGTGCCCCACCTCTACGCCTGGAAGAGTGCCAAGTGGATTAACGGTCTAGAATTCCTCGATCGCGTGGAGCTGGGCTTCTGGGAACGCAACGGATACCACCACCGCGGCGAACCCTTTGCAGAGGAACGGTATAGCTCCCGCCTGTTTTAG
- the rpmF gene encoding 50S ribosomal protein L32 gives MAVPKKKTSKSKRDKRKATWKRKASVAAQKALSLGKSVLTGRSKGFLYPQDEEEEEE, from the coding sequence ATGGCAGTTCCTAAGAAGAAAACCTCGAAATCTAAGCGCGATAAGCGGAAAGCCACCTGGAAGCGGAAGGCTTCGGTTGCCGCACAAAAAGCATTGTCTTTGGGTAAATCCGTGCTGACGGGTCGCTCCAAGGGTTTCCTCTATCCCCAGGATGAGGAAGAGGAAGAAGAGTAA
- a CDS encoding caspase family protein, translating into MAHWAIAIGINQYQSQKLQPLLYAQRDAQSLRDFLVQEAHFEPSHCLTLTEFSESEQYPTQENLLRSIEQVCQTQIASDDVLWCFFSGYGIQQNGRDYLMPSDGDPDRPAETGIAIDAVMQVLKSAPTQQIVLLLDVNRSQNTVTGEGIGSQSFQLARQYQIATILSSQPQQFSHETLALRQGLFTAALIEAIRYRGCFTLDQLVQYLENRLPELSEQHWRPRQDPLTYVPLTQKYHLLVPETAAVQLEVSAPVGVTVGDGEIGSMGIRSLLERSYAASGIDEPAVALPPIDPDKQPTEYSSNGNPPVPTPASGAAVLLPKDPFWQRLFLWGSILVCVLVVGVLLRNAAVIFGRTKPALQAPASVTTPTAPANSLPTLAVPLDPATVIAAAQTSLQSRQFKDAAQQLSQLTPEQLTPETIALLEQANRGLLSQAKSMTSRTREPSSENQASDFVDAIEMARLVRPGQPLYDEAQQNIDRWSQIILDMAQGRADRSNDGSTPAAADNYGGAIRTALLVPNDRPEVYARAQQAIAQWSQLIFQLALDRAAEGNLDLAIQTAELVPPNTPTFPKAQESIAEWRKGQPPVNP; encoded by the coding sequence ATGGCACATTGGGCGATCGCGATCGGGATTAATCAATATCAAAGTCAGAAGCTTCAGCCGCTCCTCTATGCCCAGCGAGATGCCCAAAGTCTGCGCGATTTTCTGGTGCAGGAAGCCCATTTTGAACCGTCCCACTGCCTGACACTAACCGAATTTTCTGAATCAGAGCAGTATCCCACTCAGGAGAATTTGCTGCGATCGATCGAGCAGGTTTGTCAAACGCAAATTGCCTCCGACGATGTACTGTGGTGCTTTTTTAGCGGCTATGGCATTCAGCAAAACGGCAGGGATTACCTGATGCCGAGCGATGGCGATCCCGATCGTCCTGCGGAAACCGGAATTGCGATCGATGCTGTAATGCAAGTTCTGAAGTCCGCGCCGACTCAGCAAATTGTGCTGCTGCTGGATGTAAACCGCAGTCAGAATACCGTGACGGGGGAGGGAATAGGTAGCCAGAGCTTCCAGCTTGCCCGCCAGTATCAAATTGCCACGATCCTATCTAGCCAGCCGCAGCAGTTTTCCCATGAGACGCTTGCCCTGCGCCAGGGGCTGTTTACCGCTGCCCTGATTGAGGCAATTCGCTACCGGGGATGTTTCACCCTCGACCAGCTCGTGCAGTATTTGGAAAATCGCCTGCCGGAACTGAGCGAACAGCACTGGCGACCGAGACAAGATCCGCTGACGTACGTGCCGCTGACGCAAAAGTATCATCTCCTTGTGCCGGAAACGGCTGCGGTGCAGCTTGAAGTGAGTGCCCCGGTAGGAGTGACTGTGGGGGATGGCGAAATTGGGTCTATGGGAATTCGATCGCTGCTGGAGCGCTCCTACGCGGCTTCGGGGATTGATGAACCTGCGGTCGCTTTACCACCGATCGATCCGGACAAACAGCCGACAGAATATTCGTCCAACGGCAATCCACCCGTTCCAACTCCAGCTTCCGGTGCAGCGGTGCTGTTGCCCAAAGATCCTTTCTGGCAGCGATTGTTCCTGTGGGGTAGTATTCTCGTCTGTGTGCTGGTGGTAGGGGTCTTGCTGCGAAATGCGGCGGTCATTTTTGGACGGACAAAACCAGCCCTTCAGGCTCCCGCCAGCGTGACAACTCCGACTGCTCCAGCCAATTCGTTACCGACTTTAGCCGTGCCCCTCGATCCGGCAACGGTGATTGCTGCCGCGCAGACTTCTCTGCAATCGCGTCAGTTTAAAGATGCTGCCCAGCAGTTAAGCCAGCTCACGCCGGAGCAGCTTACCCCAGAGACGATCGCCCTTCTGGAACAGGCAAATCGCGGCTTGCTAAGTCAAGCAAAGAGTATGACTAGCCGCACTCGCGAACCTTCCTCGGAAAACCAGGCATCCGACTTTGTAGACGCGATCGAAATGGCTCGCTTGGTGCGTCCCGGTCAACCGCTCTACGACGAGGCACAGCAGAATATCGATCGCTGGAGCCAGATTATTCTCGACATGGCGCAGGGCAGAGCCGATCGCAGCAATGATGGTTCAACGCCCGCCGCCGCCGATAATTACGGAGGAGCCATTCGCACCGCCCTCCTGGTTCCCAACGATCGCCCCGAAGTTTATGCCCGTGCCCAGCAAGCGATCGCCCAGTGGAGTCAGCTAATTTTTCAGCTTGCGCTCGATCGTGCCGCAGAAGGCAATTTAGACTTAGCCATTCAGACCGCTGAACTCGTGCCACCCAATACGCCCACTTTCCCGAAGGCACAGGAGTCGATCGCGGAGTGGCGGAAGGGTCAGCCCCCGGTGAATCCATAG
- a CDS encoding DUF2157 domain-containing protein translates to MASEKFRQQLRQEAEQWRAEGLIDPEQFQQLSDRYQFEGLDRIARDRFIVVVLCLGCVLLGLSVITFVAANWQAIGRGVKLLLLMVLFLGVNAIGFYLWHLVPHSTGQKGWQHRLGQGLLLLGALILGANLTLVGQMFHSSGTLSELCLVWGLAVLVMAYGLQMTMLGVLAILLMGIGYWSGVANLTSLGMLPGIALLIRYMPIAAVLLFLPLAYWCRSRSIFVLGAIATVTSLEVVLQSYNVGLDFASGVLAAIAFSLPPALLWSYEDEGWSSRAEGALAKSRGELLEDPLTFAPLASSLAIIFLVGLLYVLSFHYAWDIPGSELGLPQQVGRLFTTGRSFLLNPNVLLFTGLTIFQWVNLARPYRSDRWRLSQTDLLVLLLLVLLALLGFWHWSISPIMELATVLVNIVFFILAARFLREGLAEGQRSLFWSGLILLTLQILSRTLEYDTGLLVKSLAFLLCGIGIIAIGLWFERHVRTLRRSQS, encoded by the coding sequence ATGGCTTCAGAGAAGTTTCGGCAGCAGTTGCGCCAGGAAGCAGAGCAGTGGCGAGCGGAGGGGTTAATTGACCCGGAGCAGTTTCAGCAGTTGTCCGATCGCTATCAGTTTGAAGGACTAGATCGCATTGCTCGCGATCGCTTTATTGTGGTGGTCTTGTGTCTGGGCTGTGTGCTGCTGGGCTTGAGCGTCATTACCTTTGTGGCGGCAAACTGGCAGGCGATCGGGCGTGGGGTGAAGCTGTTGCTGCTGATGGTGCTGTTTTTGGGCGTGAATGCGATCGGCTTCTATCTGTGGCATTTGGTACCGCATTCAACTGGGCAGAAGGGCTGGCAGCACCGATTGGGGCAGGGTTTGCTGCTGCTAGGGGCACTGATTCTGGGGGCGAATCTGACGCTGGTGGGGCAAATGTTTCACAGTAGCGGCACGCTTTCCGAACTCTGTCTGGTCTGGGGACTGGCGGTACTGGTAATGGCATACGGTCTGCAAATGACGATGCTGGGCGTGCTGGCAATCCTGCTGATGGGCATTGGCTACTGGAGCGGTGTAGCTAACTTGACGAGTCTGGGGATGCTGCCCGGAATTGCCCTGCTGATTCGCTATATGCCGATCGCTGCGGTGCTGCTGTTTCTGCCGCTGGCGTACTGGTGTCGCTCTAGATCAATTTTTGTGTTGGGGGCGATTGCCACTGTCACTTCATTGGAGGTGGTCTTGCAGTCCTACAATGTTGGGCTAGATTTTGCGTCCGGTGTGCTGGCTGCGATCGCCTTTTCCCTGCCGCCTGCGCTGCTATGGAGCTATGAGGATGAGGGATGGAGCAGTCGAGCCGAGGGAGCACTGGCAAAATCACGGGGGGAATTACTGGAGGATCCGCTGACGTTTGCGCCGCTTGCCAGCAGTTTAGCAATTATCTTTCTCGTCGGATTGCTCTACGTGCTGTCCTTTCACTATGCCTGGGATATTCCCGGTTCAGAACTCGGACTACCGCAGCAGGTGGGCAGATTGTTTACGACGGGGCGATCGTTTTTGCTGAATCCGAATGTGCTGCTGTTCACGGGTCTAACGATTTTCCAGTGGGTTAATTTGGCGCGTCCTTATAGAAGCGATCGCTGGCGGCTAAGCCAGACGGATTTGCTGGTGTTGCTGCTGCTGGTGCTATTGGCGCTGCTCGGTTTCTGGCATTGGAGCATCAGTCCGATTATGGAGCTGGCAACCGTGCTGGTGAACATCGTGTTTTTCATCCTGGCGGCGCGATTTCTGCGGGAGGGACTTGCCGAAGGTCAGCGCAGTTTGTTCTGGAGTGGGCTAATTCTGCTGACGCTGCAAATCCTCAGTCGCACACTGGAATACGACACCGGACTGCTGGTGAAATCCCTGGCGTTTTTGCTCTGCGGCATTGGCATTATTGCGATCGGACTCTGGTTTGAGCGGCATGTTCGCACGCTAAGGCGATCGCAGTCCTGA
- a CDS encoding TIGR04168 family protein → MVNAHTPLPAADSTAPMNKALTIAVVGDVHDLWEPADEQALKHLGVDLVLLVGDFGNESVEVVRSIAEMDIPKAAIFGNHDAWYTATHWGKKMRTHKEDRVQIQIDLLGEAHVGYGKLDFPEFNLTVVGGRPFSWGGSDWSAHGQFYKERYGVQSFEESTAKIVQAVKDGAHDTVIFIGHCGPKGLGDQPEDPCGKDWKPLGGDHGDPDLTAAIEETLLLGKSVPLVTFGHMHHGLRHTKDRLRKMIDTSPHGTVYLNAASVPRIVQDDTGRRRNFSLVKLEAGTVTQVSLVWVDEEDAIVSEQGLYQAESAPLQIL, encoded by the coding sequence ATGGTTAACGCTCACACCCCGCTTCCCGCTGCCGATTCAACTGCCCCGATGAATAAAGCTTTGACGATCGCTGTTGTGGGCGATGTGCATGACCTGTGGGAACCCGCTGACGAACAGGCACTCAAACATCTGGGCGTGGATCTGGTGCTGCTGGTGGGCGATTTTGGCAACGAGTCAGTTGAGGTGGTGCGATCGATCGCGGAGATGGACATCCCCAAGGCGGCGATCTTCGGCAATCACGATGCCTGGTACACAGCCACCCACTGGGGTAAAAAGATGCGAACCCATAAGGAAGACCGAGTGCAGATCCAGATCGACCTGCTGGGCGAGGCCCATGTGGGCTACGGCAAACTCGACTTTCCCGAATTTAACCTGACTGTGGTGGGGGGTCGTCCCTTTAGCTGGGGCGGTTCGGACTGGTCTGCTCACGGGCAATTCTACAAAGAGCGGTACGGCGTGCAGAGCTTCGAGGAATCTACCGCAAAAATTGTTCAGGCAGTCAAAGACGGCGCACACGATACCGTAATCTTTATCGGACACTGCGGACCCAAAGGATTAGGCGACCAGCCAGAAGACCCCTGCGGCAAGGATTGGAAACCCCTCGGCGGCGATCATGGCGACCCGGATCTGACTGCGGCGATTGAGGAAACCCTGCTCCTCGGCAAATCCGTCCCGCTCGTCACCTTTGGACACATGCACCACGGACTCCGCCACACCAAAGACCGTCTACGAAAGATGATTGATACTTCTCCCCACGGCACGGTCTACCTAAATGCTGCCAGTGTGCCGCGCATTGTTCAGGACGATACCGGACGGCGGCGTAATTTCTCCCTCGTCAAACTAGAAGCTGGAACTGTGACTCAAGTTTCCCTCGTGTGGGTCGATGAAGAAGATGCGATTGTCTCTGAGCAGGGGCTATACCAGGCAGAGTCCGCCCCGCTCCAAATCCTCTAG
- a CDS encoding DUF29 domain-containing protein has protein sequence MYDTYDKDFYRWTQEQSLLLGNRDWESLDVEHLIEEIESLGKQQEKELVSRFRILLAHLLKWQFQPERRSNSWKATIREQRRSIARHLRNNPSLKPYLSEALILGYEDGLDLAIRETNLDYEVFPPECPYTMEQVLDNSFLPE, from the coding sequence ATGTACGACACCTACGACAAAGACTTCTATCGCTGGACGCAGGAACAGTCCCTTTTGCTAGGCAACCGGGATTGGGAATCGCTAGATGTGGAGCATTTAATCGAGGAAATTGAGAGCTTGGGCAAGCAGCAGGAAAAGGAATTAGTATCTCGATTCAGAATCCTACTCGCCCATTTACTCAAGTGGCAGTTTCAACCAGAGCGGCGATCGAACAGTTGGAAAGCCACGATTCGAGAACAGCGCAGATCCATTGCGAGACATCTTAGAAACAATCCAAGCCTGAAACCCTATCTGTCTGAAGCTCTCATTCTGGGATACGAAGACGGCTTAGATCTTGCCATAAGGGAAACTAACCTCGATTACGAAGTCTTTCCGCCCGAATGTCCCTACACGATGGAGCAGGTTCTAGATAACAGCTTCTTACCTGAGTAG
- a CDS encoding metal-sensitive transcriptional regulator, whose product MAASEIHQPRSAQTDSDQDRLPEHSHDGEDHTHPHVHSEESLRRIVNRLSRIEGHIRGIKTMVQANTSCPDVLVQLAAVRGAIDRVSRIILDEHLTECISRAAQEGNIEAEIDELKAALDRFLP is encoded by the coding sequence ATGGCAGCCTCCGAAATTCATCAGCCCCGTTCTGCTCAAACCGATTCGGATCAGGATCGCCTGCCGGAGCATTCCCACGACGGGGAAGATCATACCCATCCGCACGTCCATAGCGAGGAGTCGCTGCGGCGCATTGTCAACCGCCTATCCCGGATTGAAGGACATATTCGCGGCATTAAAACAATGGTGCAGGCAAACACCTCCTGCCCGGATGTGCTGGTGCAGCTTGCCGCTGTCCGAGGGGCGATCGATCGCGTATCCCGCATTATTCTGGATGAACATCTGACCGAGTGTATTTCTCGCGCTGCCCAGGAAGGCAACATCGAAGCCGAAATTGACGAACTGAAAGCCGCCCTCGATCGCTTCTTGCCCTAA
- a CDS encoding GDYXXLXY domain-containing protein, with translation MQTVPLQQMQTAKKSIPLRFAAALLIQAGLILTIPAQAVYTHVTGKPIVLETLPVDPYNPLQGYSLTFSFPIANVQTLEKLPGWETIAPKIDTQSKPGDGSSTLDRPTTSFYVILQSPDNASQPPQPWKPIAVSDRHPDRLAANQVAIQGIYQQGAVRYGLETYYIPEDQQLPINEQLRQVGQKSIKVEAKVGADGNAVPVSFWLDRDRYQF, from the coding sequence ATGCAAACGGTTCCCCTTCAGCAAATGCAAACGGCTAAGAAGTCCATTCCGCTACGGTTTGCTGCTGCTCTGCTGATCCAGGCTGGTTTGATTCTCACTATTCCAGCACAAGCCGTCTACACCCACGTCACCGGAAAGCCGATCGTCCTGGAAACCCTGCCCGTCGATCCCTACAATCCGCTTCAGGGCTATTCGCTCACGTTTAGCTTCCCGATCGCTAATGTGCAAACGCTGGAAAAGCTGCCGGGATGGGAGACGATCGCCCCTAAAATCGATACTCAATCCAAGCCGGGGGATGGCTCTTCGACTCTCGATCGCCCGACCACGAGCTTTTATGTGATTTTGCAGTCGCCGGACAACGCCTCGCAGCCGCCCCAACCGTGGAAGCCGATTGCTGTTTCCGATCGCCATCCCGATCGCCTTGCTGCAAATCAGGTTGCAATTCAGGGAATTTATCAGCAGGGAGCGGTTCGCTATGGGCTAGAAACTTATTACATCCCAGAGGATCAGCAGCTTCCAATAAATGAGCAGCTTCGTCAGGTGGGGCAGAAATCGATCAAAGTCGAGGCAAAGGTAGGGGCTGACGGTAATGCAGTGCCAGTGAGCTTCTGGCTAGACCGCGATCGGTATCAGTTTTAG
- a CDS encoding tRNA-(ms[2]io[6]A)-hydroxylase: MTATPLPPTQATIKFLQQPTSESWIQQAIDHLDTMLLDHSHCERKAAGVALNLMFRYPSSQKLVRMLTAIAQEELEHFEQVNQWLDRRGIALAPLSSPPYAAGLKAEIRKGEPDRMLDSLLVAGLIEARSHERLGLLGLHCPDPELAKFYRGLMASEARHYGAYWTLATTYFDREVVNLRLEELAIVESRLLSTLHPEPRIHS; encoded by the coding sequence ATGACCGCGACTCCACTGCCCCCTACCCAGGCGACCATCAAATTCTTGCAGCAGCCCACCTCTGAGTCATGGATTCAGCAGGCGATCGATCACCTGGATACGATGCTGCTGGATCACTCTCACTGCGAACGGAAGGCGGCAGGCGTGGCTTTGAATCTGATGTTTCGCTATCCGTCGAGTCAGAAACTGGTGCGAATGCTGACCGCCATTGCCCAGGAGGAACTGGAGCATTTTGAACAGGTGAATCAGTGGCTCGATCGCCGAGGAATTGCCCTTGCTCCCCTATCCTCTCCCCCCTACGCCGCCGGACTGAAAGCCGAGATCCGAAAAGGTGAACCCGATCGAATGCTGGACTCCCTCCTGGTTGCCGGACTGATTGAAGCTCGCAGCCACGAACGGTTGGGACTGCTGGGACTGCATTGCCCCGATCCGGAGCTGGCGAAATTCTATCGGGGACTGATGGCATCCGAGGCGCGGCACTACGGCGCATACTGGACACTGGCAACCACCTACTTCGATCGGGAGGTCGTCAACCTGCGATTAGAGGAACTGGCGATCGTCGAAAGTCGTCTGCTGTCAACGCTTCATCCCGAACCGCGAATTCATAGCTAA
- the plsY gene encoding glycerol-3-phosphate 1-O-acyltransferase PlsY — MAVWLGYSILVLIAAYLCGSIPTGYWTGRLLKGIDIREHGSKSTGATNVLRTIGKIPALAVLLIDIGKGVAAIVFTRWFYSLPSIIAAAPAGIDAQIWLDWMVPLAALAALLGHSRSIWIQFTGGKSVATGLGVFLAMSWQVGLGALAAFGIVLALTRIVSLGSMIAAIVGMGLMVGLGKPLPYQLMAIVGGLFVIWRHQANIRRLIAGTEPRIGQKQAES; from the coding sequence ATGGCGGTTTGGTTGGGATACAGCATCCTGGTTCTCATAGCGGCATACCTGTGCGGCTCAATTCCCACGGGCTATTGGACAGGACGGCTACTCAAAGGAATTGATATCCGCGAACACGGCTCGAAATCCACCGGGGCAACTAACGTGCTGCGGACGATCGGTAAAATTCCTGCCCTGGCGGTTCTGCTGATTGATATTGGGAAGGGGGTGGCGGCGATCGTCTTTACCCGCTGGTTTTATTCCCTGCCTAGCATTATTGCGGCTGCGCCTGCGGGCATTGATGCCCAAATTTGGCTGGACTGGATGGTTCCCCTGGCGGCACTGGCGGCACTCCTGGGACACAGCCGATCGATCTGGATTCAGTTTACGGGCGGGAAATCTGTGGCGACTGGACTGGGCGTGTTTCTGGCAATGTCCTGGCAGGTGGGATTAGGCGCACTGGCAGCCTTTGGCATTGTCCTGGCACTGACGCGGATTGTCTCTCTGGGGTCAATGATTGCAGCGATCGTGGGGATGGGACTAATGGTCGGTCTGGGTAAACCGCTGCCCTATCAGCTCATGGCGATCGTCGGTGGACTGTTTGTGATCTGGCGACATCAGGCAAATATTCGGCGATTAATTGCCGGAACGGAACCGCGTATCGGACAGAAGCAGGCTGAGAGCTAA
- a CDS encoding pyridoxal phosphate-dependent aminotransferase, with amino-acid sequence MKLAARIGDVTPSLTLAIDTKAKAMKREGIDVLSFSVGEPDFDTPVHIRRAAEVALEQGKTRYGAVAGEPKLREAIADKLQRDNKLPYEPANIVVTNGGKHSLFDLIMTLIDPGDEVIIPAPFWVSYPEMVKLAGGIPVIVSTTVENSYKITPEQLQQAITPRTRMFIFNSPSNPTGMVYSPAEVRALAEVLVQHDLWIISDEIYEKILYDGAEHLSMGAVSPALFEKTIVSSGFAKTYAMTGWRIGFLAAPLPIVKAVSTFQGHSTSNVCTFAQYGAIAAYDGSQDCVTDMVNAFAERRKVVLDYVNAIPGFTCPAPMGAFYVFPNIGKLGVKSLDFCDALLEKKQVAAVPGIAFGADDCIRLSYAASLDAIHEGMQRLTDFVNSLL; translated from the coding sequence ATGAAACTGGCAGCACGGATTGGGGATGTCACACCATCGCTGACGTTGGCGATCGACACCAAAGCAAAGGCAATGAAGCGGGAAGGCATTGATGTGCTGAGCTTCAGTGTGGGTGAACCCGATTTTGATACGCCTGTCCATATTCGCCGTGCTGCCGAAGTCGCTTTAGAGCAGGGCAAAACCCGCTATGGTGCTGTGGCAGGAGAACCCAAGCTTAGAGAAGCGATCGCCGACAAGCTCCAGCGAGATAACAAGCTACCCTACGAGCCAGCAAACATCGTCGTTACCAATGGCGGCAAGCACTCGCTGTTTGACCTGATCATGACCCTGATCGATCCGGGCGATGAGGTGATTATTCCGGCACCCTTCTGGGTCAGCTATCCAGAAATGGTGAAACTGGCAGGCGGCATTCCCGTCATCGTTTCGACCACGGTGGAAAACAGCTACAAGATTACGCCGGAGCAGCTTCAGCAGGCAATTACGCCGCGCACCCGGATGTTTATCTTTAACTCGCCTTCCAATCCCACGGGCATGGTGTATTCCCCGGCGGAAGTTCGAGCACTGGCGGAAGTTCTGGTACAGCACGATCTCTGGATCATCTCAGACGAAATCTACGAAAAGATTCTCTACGATGGGGCAGAGCATTTGAGTATGGGGGCAGTCAGTCCCGCACTGTTTGAGAAAACGATCGTCAGCAGCGGCTTTGCCAAAACCTACGCGATGACCGGGTGGCGGATTGGCTTCCTGGCGGCTCCTCTACCGATTGTCAAAGCCGTTTCCACCTTCCAGGGACACAGCACCTCCAACGTTTGTACCTTTGCTCAGTATGGGGCGATCGCGGCTTATGACGGCTCCCAGGACTGCGTGACCGACATGGTGAATGCCTTTGCCGAGCGGCGCAAGGTGGTCTTAGATTACGTGAATGCCATTCCTGGCTTTACCTGTCCGGCTCCGATGGGCGCATTCTATGTGTTTCCCAATATTGGCAAGCTCGGCGTTAAATCCCTGGACTTTTGTGATGCCTTGCTGGAGAAGAAGCAGGTAGCCGCCGTTCCAGGAATTGCCTTTGGCGCAGATGACTGTATTCGCCTGTCCTATGCTGCCAGCCTGGATGCGATCCATGAGGGCATGCAGAGACTCACGGATTTTGTGAATTCGCTGCTGTGA
- a CDS encoding VOC family protein, with translation MPPFPYHTVFVALADRNRQLVSFYRELLGQPPQTEIPGGYAEFQLAGLRLGIFQPKVDHLPEFAAPSSGSMSLCFEVAQLEVAIDRLTAMGYPPPGTITTASHGREIYAYDPAGNRLILHESSPKPLQNTNF, from the coding sequence ATGCCGCCCTTCCCCTACCACACCGTCTTTGTTGCCCTTGCCGATCGCAATCGCCAGCTTGTGTCCTTCTATCGTGAACTGCTAGGACAGCCTCCCCAAACGGAGATTCCAGGGGGATATGCCGAGTTTCAGCTTGCCGGACTGCGGCTGGGAATCTTTCAGCCCAAAGTGGATCATCTACCGGAGTTTGCAGCCCCATCAAGCGGCAGCATGAGTCTTTGTTTTGAAGTGGCACAGCTTGAAGTTGCGATCGATCGCCTCACTGCAATGGGCTACCCGCCGCCCGGAACCATAACCACTGCCTCCCACGGGCGAGAAATCTACGCCTATGACCCCGCAGGCAATCGGCTCATTCTGCACGAATCTTCACCCAAACCATTGCAAAACACGAATTTTTAG
- a CDS encoding DUF1499 domain-containing protein, whose translation MLTSGLSLCFAAFLTLMLWLGVAANGAAQTLFTAPETSVSSANLSTEIASSLFPKKNLLTAQITAPIVAMGKPLFHFSGQRPDNLGIKSGRLTSCPTTPNCVNSQASPADPTHFIQPITFTSAPDQAMANLKGVIQSLDRTEIIAEQPDYLYAEFTSALMGFVDDVEFSLDKDAGVIQVRSASRLGESDLEVNRKRIEMIREKLADREANSP comes from the coding sequence ATGCTTACGTCAGGATTATCCCTCTGTTTTGCCGCCTTTTTGACGCTGATGCTCTGGCTGGGAGTTGCAGCAAATGGAGCCGCTCAAACCCTTTTTACGGCTCCGGAAACATCTGTAAGTTCAGCAAATTTATCGACTGAAATCGCTTCAAGCTTGTTCCCCAAGAAAAACTTACTCACGGCTCAAATTACCGCTCCGATCGTCGCGATGGGCAAACCCCTGTTTCACTTTTCGGGTCAGCGCCCAGACAATTTGGGCATCAAATCCGGCAGATTGACAAGCTGCCCCACCACACCCAACTGCGTGAATAGCCAGGCTTCCCCAGCAGACCCGACGCATTTTATTCAGCCCATTACTTTTACCTCCGCTCCCGATCAGGCAATGGCAAATCTGAAAGGGGTGATTCAAAGCCTCGATCGCACCGAAATTATTGCCGAGCAGCCAGACTATCTCTACGCCGAGTTCACTAGTGCCCTCATGGGATTCGTGGATGACGTGGAGTTTTCTCTGGACAAAGACGCAGGGGTGATTCAGGTGCGCTCCGCTTCTCGCCTAGGAGAGTCCGATTTGGAGGTGAACCGCAAGCGGATTGAAATGATTCGGGAAAAGCTTGCCGATCGGGAAGCCAATTCTCCGTAG